The Coffea arabica cultivar ET-39 chromosome 10e, Coffea Arabica ET-39 HiFi, whole genome shotgun sequence region CCCTTGTTAAACTTTCAgcaaaacgacgtcgttttgtcGCATCTTTTGTTTTGAAACCCCAAAACACTTTGCCCGACAGAAGTGGTACCCTCCTATACGCAAAGACTTTCCTCGATTTTGAGCTCACGGAAGCGGTGCCTATACAGCGGGTTAGCGGGCTCACCTGAGCAATTCGGCCATAGGACGTGGAGTGATCGGAGCTTGGAGTGAGGCGTGAGGGTTGGTGCTGCAGCTCTGTATTGCAACAGTGTAGACGCGTGAGAAGCTAGGGCTCGACGTTCGGCGAAGAACAAATTCATCCCCTCCCCCGCAACTGCTCCTCCTCCGACAAACGGCTGTGCCAGTCCGTTTGCCACAATTCTGCTGTGCTTCCATTTAGGTAAGTTTCCTTCAGCCAGTAGCTTAGATTTGAGGAAGGCACGCATCGATTTTTTGCCTCTGAAACCGCGGCATTCCAGAAGcaatttttgggattttttttttgttgattagTCACTTTGTATGGCGTGCTGCGCTAATTGATTCTTTATTGTTTTGGTATTAAATAAGCCAACATTTGGAGAAAGGCTGAGTTAATTGGGACGCGGGGCTGGAGTGGTTGTCAGAACAACCGCTCCGGAAGGTGTAACACACCATTTGTACATGGTGATGTTGACAACCGCTCCGGAAGGTGTAACACCATTTGTACATGGTGTAACATCATCTGTACAAGGTGTAACAATTGAACAACAGCGAATAAGACAACCGCTCCGGAAGGTGTAACACACCATTTGTACATGGTGATGTTGACAACCGCTCCGGAAGGTGTAACACCATTTGTACATGGTGTAATATCATCTGTACAAGGTGTAACAATTGAACAACAGCGAGTAAAATAAAACAACATTTTTGTGGGTCCCACACggcgtgaaaatcgagttacaagaCGTGATCTgagccgcacaaatttttgagTACTTGGTCCAAGCCGTGAACTGCCTGGGACGGTTGTCTCTGACAACCGTCCAGGCCCCTCGTCCAGTTAATTGCCCTCCATTGGAATGTTACACTTGGTCTCAAGTTTGGACAGAGGGTAAAGCTCTGTGTTGATTAATTTGGGTAATGTGTTAATTAATTCTTTAACATTGGTCTGTGAGAATTAATTTGGGTGCTGCGTTGATTAAAGGTTTTTCACATAATTGATTGCTCTGTGTTGCTCTGTTGCTCCGGGCCAAGATTGAGCAAGTATTTGAAGGAGTTTTAAAGGCTTTGATTGGTCTTGGTGGGATATGAGGTTCAGCTGAGGAGTCCCTTGGGTTACTTGTTCTTGTTATTCTTGCTGTCTTTGCTATTGTTGAAAGCGTTTATTTTGCTTGATTGGTGAATTTCCCGGCAATTGTGAGGTTTTGGaaatagtttttcttttttaagatTAGTTTGACAATATTAAGTTTGATAAAGACAAGCCTTGGACAATGATTTTTTAGACGAATGAACTTGAATAATGAGATTGCCAATGGATAATGAATTTAATTGTttgtgtgtaaatttaaaaGAATTTAGGTACATTAATGAAGTCCTAATAGTactgaataaaaaaaattcattttttatgattGAAATTTCTTGGAGACTAATaactaagaaaaacaaatttttaatagagttctgatttttctaattaGTTTCGAAGCGCTTGATACACACTTTCCATCAGTAGTGTATACTCCTGCTTGTTGTCGCTCCTTCTATTTactttgaaaaaaatagaagggTTGAGGTCCCAATTAAACGAGGGCGTTGATTAGGCAAACTATTTATTTTACCTAACTATTTATTATACCTAAATCAATCAATTATTTCTTGCTCTGTAATAAGAACGCAAAGGGTAGATAGGGATGCCAATTTGAAGATGAGTTGGTGAACTATACAAGCCACCACGTTCCTATCTACCTATGAAATTTGCATACTCACTTGAGTATCCTTCAACTTACATCCTTTAGTTTTTACTAGTATCATTTATTTGCAATGTGGTGACTGGTATAACTTCAGAACACTCGCCCAAACTAGAAATCATTTATTTCTCAGTGTcttgtttaatttatttattatttactaTAATTATTTATGTTTCTTGGGTTTGCAACCCAAACTAGAAGGATTCCTTTCTAAAGACTTTTCACTTAAATTGTGTGCTTATTGAGGCTTTGACAAATTAATTCATGAGTAGTAGTAAAGTTTTCATGCCTTCATGATTTAGGTGAAATAGGGAGTTAGCGGAATTAGTTCAAATTCTACTGTTTGCTTAGTAAAGTGGATGGTTTTTCATTTATTCCTTGCATGTTTTTTTCTGTTCTATATAGAGGTTGGTAATTTTGCTGCATTCTAATTAATTTGAGATatagtttgacaaaaaaaaattaatttgagaTATAGGCATACATTCATTCTTACATTGTTAACGGGTTTATGCCGCCGCGCACTAGATCCATTTCTAGAGGTTTGTTTCGGGGTATTTTGACTTTCACTTGCATGTATTTTTTTGGTAGCTTTTGCTAAGGACTAATTTTCACTTTAATTCACAGTCGGAAAACTCAAACTTCCTGTTTCTGTTACGACTGCTTGGTCCGAGTGTGGAGAGAACGATTTACAGCTTTGCATCACCAATTAATATGGATGACGGAGGTACCGAGGGAGCTCAAATGCCACAATTACACGTCACTCCAGAAGCACTCCATGATTGGAAGGAATACCGAAATGCAATGGCTGATCACATGTACCTTCACCGAAATGAGTAGTATATGGTTGCCACGCTTGATTTCCACGGGCCCGAACTTGCTCTCAATTGTATAATATgacactttttttttgaatatttgggATGAATATTTGGTACTGTAAAATTTAAGCCTTCTGGTCAATGTTGGGTTAACGGATACTgataagggtttattttacgtatttttaaatacattttattagttaatttaagTACATTTTATTATACTCTTTACAATGTTTTGGTATTGTATATCATTTTGGTGtgattatacatttatattatttgtttgagttattttgttatttttcatttgtacaTATTGGACATGGAGGCAAAGATGaccaaatgaagtgaaaaaggcgaagttgGCTTCTAGGTGGAAAGCAACTTGGCTTCCGGGTTGACAAAAATGTAATCCTAATTTTGATACAGTAATATAGGTCACAATTTTTggataaagggaaaaaaaaattagggagGGAAGTTAATATTTAacacctaaaaaaaattttgttaaaaaatttaaaaaatcggTACAGTAAAGTTTTTAGAAAACTATCAGTAAAAAGTTTTTTCTACTACTTCTACAGTgatctacagtaaagttttagacaaactcccaaaaaactcaggttccaaacaggcccctTATTTTGTATATCAGCTCCTATTAGCCATCTAACTATTAATAAAATCtatccaactaacataattaaCTTTAATTTGTTTGGTGGAGGCAAGATTTCATAACCGACCTTAGCTCAGTTGGTAGAGCGGAGGACTGTAGTGGTTACATCATACATGGCAATCCTTAGGTCGCTGGTTCGAATCCGGCAGGTCGGACAGAGTCATATTTTTTCTTCACATTTGTTTTGCATCCTTtaatttccttcctttctttcattttcGTATTTTCCCCTTTCTGACCATTGGGACACCATAGACCATTGCACATCAAACCACCCTGTCACGGTGTCACCATCACCTCACACCAGCACAAAACCCTCCCGCCGCCGCCCATGACCCTCTGGCAACACCTTCTTTCCACCCTCACCACCGCTACTAAAACAACCCACTCCAAACTTCCTCTCTTCAAAACCCTCCTAAACCCCTACTCAAAACCTCAcatattttctttcttcaacTTCCACCATTTCTCCACCTCATTTCTAGTAACAAAAACCcccaaaaaattcaagaaaaaacgcaagaaaaaagaaagcccGCGAACCAAACTTGTTCAAACCCAGCCAAACCTCAGCCCCCACCTGGAAAACATCCTCCACCGCGATGCCCACTTCAGATTTTTAACAAAAACCAAGGAATATCTCTCCAAACAACCCCAACAAGTCCTCCTCCTCGACGAGGCAGGAAAACTACACCAGCAACTGGGCTTCCCCCGCGGCCGAAAAGTCtcgaaatttatccaaaatcaCCCTTTACTTTTCGATGTTTACCGCCACACGGATAATAAAATGTGGATTGGTTTTAGTGAATTTATGGAGGGACTGTTGCTCGAGGAGCGCAAAATCATGGATCAAATGGAAGTTGAGAGAGTGAATGTGGTCAGAAAATTGTTGATGATGTCGGTTAATAAGAAGATCTCCTTgagtaaaattcatcataacaGGCTTTTGTTTGGGATCCCGGATGATTTTCGAGATAGAGTGGTGAGGTTTCCCGAGCACTTTAAGGTTGTTGTTGAGGAAGATGGTAAAAGGGTGCTTGAACTTGTGAATTGGGATCCTACATTGGCAGTTAGTGCGTTGCAGAAGGAGTTTATGATAGATGAGGATAAGGTTAAGAAGGCGTTTAAATTCGCGGTGAAACATGGGAAGGCATTGGATTTAGATGAGGATGATGAGAGGAAGTTGAATATGTTGAATACTTTGCCATTGGTATCACCTTATTCCGATGGGAGTAAGTTTGATTTATGGACTTTGGAGGCTGAGAAGTATAGGGTTGGAGTGATTCATGAGTTCTTGAGCTTGACATTGGAGAAGAGGGCTTATATACATAACATTGTGGAGTTTAAGGAGGAGTTTAGTCTTACTAAACATACTTATCAGATGCTTCTGAAGCAGCCGAGAACATTTTATTTGGCTGGGACAGAGATGAATTGGTGTGTTTTTCTGAAGGATGCTTATGGGGAGGATGGTGTATTGATCAAGAAGGATCCCCAGTTGGTATTCAATGAGAAGTTGTATAGATGTGcagaaatgaaagatttgggaTCAAGTGATGATGGGAGTAAGAAATGAAGTTGCAGTAGAGAATTTGAGCATGAAGCGGGTTTTGCCTGAATGAGAGAGATGATACCAACAATATCAAGTATCTcaacaaggaaaacaaatgaaaggaaaatgggCAGACAGAGGCAACAGTTCAGTATGAACTTCTTAGGTACTTTAGACTTGAACTTGGCAACTTATGCAGCTGCTTCCCTGTGCTAATCTACTGGGCACTGCATGCTGATTATTTTCAAgttgattttttgtattttaaagtCACTGATTGATTAAAAGTCTCGGTCTTTAGTCTTTAGAAGATGTAGAGACTTGATCATGTGTATAATTTGCACTAGTTTGAATACGAATCTTGTTTCTACTTTTCATGAGTTCATgcctatgaatttatttaattgtgaAGAATATGGTTTCTCTACGTGAATAGAATATTTCCGCATGAAATATGATCTTCATGGTGAATCAATTTTCACATCCTAATGCAATGATTATCTTATCATCTAACTCTTGCTAGTTTCTGTTGCCAATGAACATTTTGACTAAGATAACTAATTTTCTCAATGTAAGATAGTTGTACGGTAGTGTTGTTGGTTCTGATACGAGTCATTTGATATGATTGCATTCTTGATCTTCGTCAGGCCATGTGGGAAGCAGAGCTTCTAAAGCATGGTAATTGTGTTTTTGTAAGTATGAATAGAAATAGATCGAGTTTCTATTAGTACATAATTTGTACTGATCACTAATCTTGGCTCAGACGCATACAGGTCTGTATTATGATTGAGTATGTTTGCTCCATTTATCAGTGATAAAAGCACCTTTCTGTTAGTTCTGCAGAAGCACAGGCCTATCTGGGAAGAGAAGAGGGAAACCCCTAGTTGTTGCATATACGCAAGGTGTAATCGGATTGGTCACCATTTTCTGTGAACCCAGACACTAGTCAAAGGAATCCGAATTACAGCCAAAGAACAGAGTTTAGTCCACTGTAGTCATACTACACAATTTTAGTATCACTTAGAAGTTGACCACTATGCACCGAAGCATTACTGGAGGCTAGAGGTCTTATACCAGATTGCAAATTTTCCTGAATTAAGCTCACCTTGTATGCTGCTGTTTAATTTTTAGCTCAAGGTATCAGCTCCTACTAGCCTGACATGCCATCTAGTTTCTTTGTGAAACGTATTATTAGCGTGCAAACTTTTCTAAAATGGCAATGGCATTCTTGTAACGTCAACTGAATAAAAAGCAGCCATTCCTGCCACCCTTGCGATGCCAATCATTCTGAAGATCAGATTCTTTAGAAACAAATCGAGCTTAACAGACAGACAAAATAGTCAAGATACTCAATGACCATAAAcatgaaaagggaaaaaaaaaggatccaGACAACATAAGCAAAACACCTGGTTGGTAACATCAAACACTCCAACtcgaaacaaaatgaaaaagaaacctCAAGCTCTCAATGTTGCCCACCGGAAGAGAGGGCATTTTTGGATAACCTGGCTAGACAAGGATATAACAGAGTGAAGATGCAGGATTCACTTGGCCTTTGTGGTAGGATGAGACTGTATGCGGCTTTTTGACTTGTGCCTGTTTTTATACGCAACACTTGCACTGCTCCTATGAACACCAGAGGAAGATGAACCCCCTTGGGTCACTTTCCTTGCTGCTTTTTTACGAGAACTCCAACTGCTGTTGCCGAGGGCAACTTTAGCAATGCCTTCTTTGCCTACCTCCCGTGCTTTTTGAGGATTGATAGGCTGCTTGTTGAGAAAAGCTAACTTTGAGAGAATACTGCAGACAGTTTTCCGTAGCTGATCATCACCAATATTAGTCTGAATTGGATTTCCTAGTAGATTTAAAGCAAGCAGGGAGTTGTAATTGGCCACAAGCTGGCCAAGTGCTTTTGATGTAGTTATCTTGTTGAAGCTCAAGTCCAGAACTGTCAGCTTCAAGAGCCTATGCAGTCCCTCCACATCACTTATCTTGTTTCCAGCAAGATAGAGCTCCTTGATAAGCGTACAATTTGACAAACCTGATGCCACCATATGTGAAACTGCTTCATCAGTAGTATGAAATCTAGTGGAGGGTGTCATATTATCTACTTGGGTGGGTTAGATAAACTGAGACTTGGTTTAACTTTGGAAAAAGAGGTACTTGCCTTGCCCAATTCTTGAGATTCGGTTGTAACTCAAATCAAGCACCCGCAATCGGGTTAATTCTCTAAGACCATCAATTGTGCTGATCTTGTTTTTGGACAAGTTGAGAGTATGGAGACCCTTTGGCAGTGACCCTGGAGCTACATGAACTGCAAAATGAAGTTGAAGTCTAATTATTACGTGGTTCCTAATTCTTAATTTAGCACTCAGCTCTTTAAGCAGAGAAAAGAGGATAACTACCACAAGAACAAAAAAGAGAAGGATTTCCATATTAACCTGAATGCATACCTATTAAGTTGCCAGATAAGTTAACAGATCGAAGACTATTGAAGCTCGAGAGGTGGGGAACCACTTTTAGTCCAATTCCCACAATATGAGCAACTTTTGAGGAAGAGTTCAGAGATTGTATGACACTGTTGGCATGCGCGATCTCCTCTGGGACGTTAAAAGTTGGATGCGGGAGCACAGGAGATGAACTCCTCCTTGGTGATCTTCCAGCTTCTGGAGTGCCTACGAGATCAGTTTTATCTTCAGTTTGATCATCTTTCTCAACTGGGACAGGAGTTTGCACCAAAAGCCCTTTCACCCATTCATCAACTCTTGACATCCTGGAAGACGCCCCAGGGAAATCAACCCATTGATTCAGTGGCCACTCATCCGCTCTTGCCATCGTGGAAGATTCCCCAGGGAAAGCAACCCACTGATTTTGTGGCAACAAACCAGACACTCCATGAAAGCCATCCCAACTCTGGTCGTCATTGTCACAGATGACATTTTTCAAACGCTCTTCAGTAAACAAATTAGGTGATTCCACTTTGCTCAAGTCTACAGCTCTTGTTGGTTCTAGAGTATCTGAACAGTAGCCTCCTTGCTGGTTCAAGGCCGGATTTAACAAAAGTGGAGGTGGTCTAGAAACCTCTACTCTGTGGAGATTTCTATGGCTCCAAAGGAACAGTTTCCACCACAATTTTCGACTTCTAGAAGGTAGTATTTTACTCGATGAATGCTTCTTCAGGATCACCCTGTCAGCACTACAACGTGTCCTCACAGAAAGTGGACTTGCTGGATTCACTTGAAGAACTTCTTCGTTCAATTTCTCAGCTAATTTTTGCAATTCTTCATAAGATTGAGCTTTTGTAGGAGGCAACTGTGCAGCCACTTTGTTGAGCATACCCCTAGTTCCCAAGTCAGAGCAGGACCGCACAAGCTTCGGGGAAGCCCAAAACGCAGCTTTACCAATTCCTGGATCACTTAGGTGTCCACTTTTTGAAATCTCCCTAGCCTCTATATCTTTTTCAGTTCTCTCACACTGGTTGCTCAAATCTGTGCCAAAAGTGTTGTAAAGATTCATCTCTTTAACAAGTCGATCGGCCTCTTCATTTGAGCAGCCAGCATGAGCTTGAAGATCAAGATCAGAGTTTTCCCGCCTCATCGACAAATTTTCGTCATCCTCATCTTCCCCCTCATAAGCTACATCTTCAGTTTCTCTCCCAACAGGACTCTCATGATTCATTACCTTGACCTTACACCTCGCAGCTCCAGGAACGGCAAAAGGTACTGGAAGGTTGAAAGAAGTTGATCTCACCTGGTCATTTTCAGAAGATTTAGAGGGTGCCTCGATCTTTACATGTAAAGTTTTAAGTCCCTTTCCATTATCAGCTGTTTCTGGAGATTTATTTCCTCCCTACAGGCAACAAGCCACATGTAACAAAAACGAAGTGAGCAGACAAAAAATTGGGTAAGGGGAGAAAAACTGTAAGCTGAACAATCTTCAAACTGAATTAAGCAACGAAACCCCCAGAAGGAGCTGTAGATGATATTCCCTATATTTAGTTCATTGTTCTCACCTTAACTTTCTTAGAACTCCCAACAAGCCCACAAAAGAAAATGCGCCAAGCCATTCTGAAAAGTAAGTCCTCTtcaatatatatacaaaaaacCAGAGATGTCCCTCCTTCAATATATCTGCTGTTTCCTTCTACTAATTCTTCTACCGGTGCCTTAAAATTAACTGAAGAAAAGATCTTACATCTTGGAATACAATGAGCCTTAAGCAGATTGAtagaaataaaaagaagaattctTGACAGTCAAAATTCACACCGGTTCTTATTAGCCATAATCAATAGGCAGCTGCCAAAGCAATGATAGAGTCCAATCTGTTGAATCCAAAGAAGAATAAAGATATCCAAGGAATGAAGAATCAAGTCCTGCCTTTCTTGCTTCATCCCTAACCCATCTCAAGGAGCAGCGAAATTCCAATTGAGGGTAGGCCAGAGTGCTAGACCCTGCAGCTTCTCTGTAGAAGCTTCACAGCAAGTAATCCTGGTCCTGCATATAAAAAATTCACAACAATAAGCACCCCATttaaagaaaattcaagaaCCCCAACCACAAAAGTTCAACCTACACACATCTGAAATTTGAACAACCTAGGATTTAACAAACATTTGATGCTCTTACTGTAAAGAAAGCAAGAGACAAGAATGCAAAAGAGCAACCTTGGAGTTGGTAAATTAAGGTAACGTTAGTAAAGAAAGCGAAACATAGATCCTTGATACCTGAGGTTCTGTATCTAGCTTATGAACAAAGAAACCATACAATTTTAAACGACCTTTTGGCACACAAACAGGATAGAAATCTTAACAAAGCCGAAAAGGAGGCAGAAGTAGAAAAGCGCAAGAATAAAATCATTAGTTTACCCGTTGAAGAAAAAGTTTGCCAGTTTTAGGCCTCAGTTGCACAACCTTCTTAATCTGAATAAGTTAATTGTCTAGAACAGTGTAATAAATATCATACGCAAGAAATAAGCCTTATTTGCTATGTCCATTAATCTATGTCCATGCGTATCttcttttgtgtgtgtgtgtgtgtgtgtgtggctGGCTGGGTAGGAGAATTACGAGAAAGTGAGGAAAAGGGTTGGAAGTGAATGGAGAAGTAAAGCTGGAAAAAGACTAGAAATAGGTAGGATGGGAAGCCAAGTACGCGCAACCAACACGGTCCCTTGTGCCtgcttttttattgttttttttgggtatgATAGACCCTTTTTTACtaaattatttcttgagttcTAGTGTAATCATCTTTTGATAATTCATAATTAAGAAAGCAGAAACTGGAGCTTGATTTGATGGCTAACCTTAACCACTTGCAAttattgcctttttttttatattgctCTCATTTTGTCAATTATTGACCTAAAGAATGCTTCTGTTTCAACCGCAGTCTTGCGCTAATTAAGGTTTGTAATCTCCTATTTCCTTTTGGCCTCGTACTCGTCTTCCTAGCTGCTGCTGCCACTATTTTTTTCACCCTTTCTACAAAGTGATATCGATGCTTCATTAACGGTCATTAACGGTCCTAATCACGATTATGGGATTGCTTTTCCCAAAGAAAGCTAAACTCGCTTaatggctttaatcttctaTGGTTTAAGTTGAATATCTAAGCTTCTATTACAAACTGGGTTCTGTTAAAACATATACAACATCAAAAGAGATgtacaagaaagaaagaagtttTCAAGAATAGTTTATATTGGCAATTCTTCTCCGAAGTATAATACTATGAATTAGCGCAGAACAATAAAAGGTATGATGTtttattgaaaagaaaaaaatgcatagTATAAAAGTTAAAAATGATCATTCAGTTGatgcaatccaaaaaaaaaaaaaaaaacagcagaaTCCCATTTTATCTCAACAGAGTCTACAGTTTCTTGCCATTGGTGCCTGGAAATTAAAGAGCCTAATTACTCGTCTAGAATAAGATTCAGATTCTCATTGTCTCATGAGCAGAAAGATATTGGACAAAAGAAATATAGTCATAATACCCGTGATTGATGTCAAGAGGAGTTACCAGCAGATAGAATCAATAGTTACCGGCAGAATACAGGGTTCCAATTCTCCTCTCTCGAAGAGGGGCCGATTTTACCATTTTCCACTATCCCATGAAAAATTTCGAGGCTCCTCTTTGCCCGACCTGGAAAAgggtaaagaagaaagaaaaagaagaaggcaCAAATACCCTGGTGTAATAATCATAGCTGTAACAGAGCAGCAGAAAATTTGCGAAGGCCACGGGGGATTGGGATTTGCATTGTCTCATTGTTGTCAACAATCACATCATTCAACGATTATTGTCAGCAAGATTTAACAACAAATCTAAGTGCGGGGACGCGTGGATGGCAGATAGGTCAGCTGTTGGAGTTTTAACTGTTTTTCTGACCGCCGATCTCTCCGTCACTTTATCTCCATCATGCCTGTAAAATAATCCTACGGACGGCGTACGAACAAACCTACATTTGACGTACAACTAAAACTGGCACGATGTAGTTGTCAGCTTTAGACAAGTTTGACAAGCAAAATTTGGCAACGTTTGAGACGTACAAACGCCAATGGACCGTACATGTATAACCCAAATTTGACTGATGCATTATGGTCCCTCCAATCAGAAACCAGCTAATTCTTGCGGGCAAACTTATTGATCATCCTGTTTCATGCAACATGGGCGAGTCAAATGAGGTTGTCTTGGTTATTAGGTGTCATAATCATCATTTGATGCAAATTGCAAGGAAGGAAACCAGCAAGACCTTTGAATATGTGGTGTAGCTCCGGCCACGATTCAGAATAATGTGTTTGATGAATTTCGGGAAATGATAGCAGCGTGCAGAAGTTTTGCTGTGATTGATATATATACTACttacgattttttttttctctgtttgTTGATTGCAAGTCCTTGATTCCATTCCACCAGTTGCTTGCCGTAATTTAAAGGAATGGAACAATGGATAACTACAATTCAAGAAGCTAAGTATCTACGTTATGGTAGAGGCAAGCTTCTTCTACGTTatgagttctttttttttttttttttttttttttaaaaaaagactaCTATTTCTTAACTATCTACCGATATGAAGGATTTTTGGCCCTCCTCGTTATATCACCAAAATTTTGGCAACTTTTTCCATTCTGATAATGTTCCATTTTGTAATTTCTAACGAAACTTTCCTCCCCATTCCCAGTTTTCCTTCCCCTCTCATTCCTAATGGGAGATGgtaaaaaaaatgagagagacAACGGCAAGAGTTCCTCGACAGGATAATCACGACAGATCCATCAAACAGCATTAAATACCGTATCATTCAACGACAGGAATGATTTGCTGAATATCAAGGTAATTTCCTGCCAAAACACAACTATTGCGTACTGCCCCCACAGATATCGAACTTGTCCCCACAGTCGTTCGACGGTGTATTTTGCACCGCAAATGCCCACAATCTCTCCCGAAAGAAGAAGTGACGAGTACAACCGAGATGGTATCCCCTCTCTGATAAGTGAGATAAGATCACATTTGAAGATTATCCGAATAAAGAGCATATCTCGACAACCCCAGCCACTAGGCCTTTGGC contains the following coding sequences:
- the LOC113711891 gene encoding protein WHAT'S THIS FACTOR 1 homolog, chloroplastic-like, translated to MTLWQHLLSTLTTATKTTHSKLPLFKTLLNPYSKPHIFSFFNFHHFSTSFLVTKTPKKFKKKRKKKESPRTKLVQTQPNLSPHLENILHRDAHFRFLTKTKEYLSKQPQQVLLLDEAGKLHQQLGFPRGRKVSKFIQNHPLLFDVYRHTDNKMWIGFSEFMEGLLLEERKIMDQMEVERVNVVRKLLMMSVNKKISLSKIHHNRLLFGIPDDFRDRVVRFPEHFKVVVEEDGKRVLELVNWDPTLAVSALQKEFMIDEDKVKKAFKFAVKHGKALDLDEDDERKLNMLNTLPLVSPYSDGSKFDLWTLEAEKYRVGVIHEFLSLTLEKRAYIHNIVEFKEEFSLTKHTYQMLLKQPRTFYLAGTEMNWCVFLKDAYGEDGVLIKKDPQLVFNEKLYRCAEMKDLGSSDDGSKK
- the LOC113712407 gene encoding uncharacterized protein, with the protein product MAWRIFFCGLVGSSKKVKGGNKSPETADNGKGLKTLHVKIEAPSKSSENDQVRSTSFNLPVPFAVPGAARCKVKVMNHESPVGRETEDVAYEGEDEDDENLSMRRENSDLDLQAHAGCSNEEADRLVKEMNLYNTFGTDLSNQCERTEKDIEAREISKSGHLSDPGIGKAAFWASPKLVRSCSDLGTRGMLNKVAAQLPPTKAQSYEELQKLAEKLNEEVLQVNPASPLSVRTRCSADRVILKKHSSSKILPSRSRKLWWKLFLWSHRNLHRVEVSRPPPLLLNPALNQQGGYCSDTLEPTRAVDLSKVESPNLFTEERLKNVICDNDDQSWDGFHGVSGLLPQNQWVAFPGESSTMARADEWPLNQWVDFPGASSRMSRVDEWVKGLLVQTPVPVEKDDQTEDKTDLVGTPEAGRSPRRSSSPVLPHPTFNVPEEIAHANSVIQSLNSSSKVAHIVGIGLKVVPHLSSFNSLRSVNLSGNLIVHVAPGSLPKGLHTLNLSKNKISTIDGLRELTRLRVLDLSYNRISRIGQGLSNCTLIKELYLAGNKISDVEGLHRLLKLTVLDLSFNKITTSKALGQLVANYNSLLALNLLGNPIQTNIGDDQLRKTVCSILSKLAFLNKQPINPQKAREVGKEGIAKVALGNSSWSSRKKAARKVTQGGSSSSGVHRSSASVAYKNRHKSKSRIQSHPTTKAK